The nucleotide sequence CCATAAAACATATTAAGACCAGGTAAACCTGCTAATGAAAGAAGAGCCACTATGGCACAAAAGGTGACAAATGGGTTTCTGTAAATTGATCCTCTTAGCTGGGAAACCTTGATCCTTCTATTGTCTTTTGATAGAACTCCTATTGTCAAGAAAAGAAGAGTTCCAGAAAAAGTATAATTAAAAATCTGTATTATTCCCAATGGCAATAGTTTTCCTTGGACATTAGTTGCTAAAAGATATAAAAACATGAAAAGAACTTGTATGAAGTTTGAGATTATTAGATATTTTTCCAAATCATCTTCAAAAATACCTTTTATTGATAAATAACACATGAGAATTATAGCAGAAAATAGTAGAATACTTGTATGTTTGACAAAATTATATATGAAAAAATTGAATAGAAAATAACCAAATATTATTGCCCCCACAATTGAGAAAACCATCATTTGTTCATATGAAGTTCTCTTTACAAACAAAATGGAATATATTAAAAGAGAAATAGAAAGTGCAGAAATATACCATTCTTGTCTTATGATGAATAGAAAGGAGATTACAATTAAGAAAGAGAATAAACCATCTTCAGTCCTATTGTAATAACAGTAGGCCAGAGAAGATAAACCAAAAATCAATAACAGCATGCTAAAAAAATTGACGAGCATATTCTCAAATTAAATTTATTTTTTGTTTAACTTATAATTATTTCAACGGTGAATTCTTTGGAAGAAAAATGGACAAACAAATACGGTTTTATTCTAGCATCTATAGGTTCCGCTGTTGGGATAGGAAATATCTGGAGATTTCCATATATCATGGCAAAAAATGGTGGTGGAACGTTTGTTATAATTTATTTAATTTGTGTTTTTTTGTTTGGTTTGCCTTTGATGCTACTTGAAATTTCAACAGGTAGGTCAATAGGAGGATCAATAGCAAGAGTTTTTGAAAAGGTTTTCAAAAAAAACAAATATCTATCAATTATACCAATTTTAACAATCTTTTTTATTTTAAGTTATTATTTGGTAATAACCGGATGGACCCTTTTTTATTTTGTCAATTCAATATTTGGAAATTATACAAATT is from Candidatus Aenigmatarchaeota archaeon and encodes:
- a CDS encoding proton-conducting transporter membrane subunit, which produces MLLLIFGLSSLAYCYYNRTEDGLFSFLIVISFLFIIRQEWYISALSISLLIYSILFVKRTSYEQMMVFSIVGAIIFGYFLFNFFIYNFVKHTSILLFSAIILMCYLSIKGIFEDDLEKYLIISNFIQVLFMFLYLLATNVQGKLLPLGIIQIFNYTFSGTLLFLTIGVLSKDNRRIKVSQLRGSIYRNPFVTFCAIVALLSLAGLPGLNMFYGRWLLIKDAYLISPVTTALLIFLIVLILVMYFKIIYVLSSGESKVIEKTPFLINLVIILFLLTSIILGIPTVQEYLLGLI